One Novipirellula galeiformis DNA segment encodes these proteins:
- a CDS encoding UbiD family decarboxylase, which translates to MKHRSTKDVVEDLRRDGRLIEVTDPVDPHLEMAEIQRRVYARGGPGILFSNVVGSRFPMASNLFGSIEQARFLFRDTLEAVRRLIELKLDPGAFPRRPFRYAGVPWTALHALPRSVSKGPVMKNRCGVSDLPQLKSWPDDGGAFVTLPQVLSADPNAPNQLMRANLGMYRIQLSGNDYDTDREVGLHYQIHRGIGVHHRAALDCGEPLRVAITIGGAPAMTLAAVMPLPEGLTELTFAGALAGRRIPMIRGDHAPLYADADFAIVGTIDPSQNKTEGPFGDHLGYYSLKHPFPLMKVEHVWHRDGAIMPFTVVGRPPQEDTTFGQLIHELTDPVIPTVIPGVNAVHAADAAGVHPLLLAIGSERYMPFLERQEPQELLTQANAILGNGQLSLAKYLWITDDPTNSLDIHDIEAFFQHMLQRVDWRRDLHFQTRTTIDTLDYTGHGLNRGSKVVIAATGEPQRELATELPADFSLPAGYSQPRVVMPGVLAIQSPPYRSEASRDDASELSQCLHDSDSLRGVMIITMVDDSPFASASLRNWLWTTFTRSNPALDVSGVAASTLDKHWGCEGPLIIDARVKPWHAPALIEDPQVTAKVDARAARGGPLAPFL; encoded by the coding sequence GTGAAACATCGTAGTACGAAAGACGTTGTGGAGGATTTGCGCCGCGATGGGCGATTGATTGAGGTCACCGATCCAGTCGATCCCCATCTGGAGATGGCCGAAATTCAACGGCGTGTGTACGCGCGTGGAGGCCCCGGGATTCTGTTTTCCAACGTCGTGGGTTCGCGTTTCCCGATGGCATCCAACTTGTTTGGCTCGATTGAACAAGCCCGCTTTCTGTTTCGCGACACCCTCGAAGCGGTCCGCCGCTTGATTGAACTCAAACTGGATCCGGGGGCGTTCCCTCGCCGACCGTTTCGTTACGCCGGGGTGCCTTGGACCGCGCTGCATGCGTTGCCACGCTCGGTTTCTAAAGGCCCGGTAATGAAGAATCGCTGCGGCGTGTCGGATTTGCCGCAATTGAAAAGCTGGCCCGATGATGGCGGAGCCTTTGTGACGTTGCCGCAAGTGTTGAGTGCGGATCCCAACGCCCCGAACCAATTGATGCGGGCCAATTTGGGGATGTATCGGATTCAATTGTCCGGAAACGATTACGACACCGATCGTGAAGTCGGTTTGCATTACCAGATTCATCGCGGCATTGGCGTTCATCATCGCGCCGCACTCGATTGTGGTGAACCGTTGCGTGTCGCGATCACGATCGGAGGGGCTCCCGCGATGACGTTGGCGGCCGTGATGCCGCTGCCCGAAGGTTTGACCGAGTTGACCTTCGCCGGCGCGCTTGCCGGGCGTCGCATTCCAATGATTCGGGGTGATCATGCACCGCTTTATGCCGATGCCGACTTTGCCATCGTCGGCACCATCGATCCCTCCCAAAACAAAACGGAAGGACCCTTTGGGGACCATCTCGGGTACTATAGCTTGAAACATCCGTTTCCGCTGATGAAGGTCGAACATGTTTGGCATCGCGATGGAGCGATCATGCCGTTTACGGTCGTGGGCCGGCCGCCGCAAGAAGACACCACGTTCGGTCAATTGATTCATGAGTTGACCGACCCGGTAATCCCTACGGTGATTCCCGGAGTCAATGCAGTGCATGCCGCCGATGCCGCCGGAGTGCATCCTTTGCTGCTTGCGATCGGAAGCGAACGCTACATGCCGTTCCTGGAACGCCAAGAGCCTCAGGAATTGTTGACGCAAGCCAATGCGATTTTGGGCAATGGTCAACTTTCCCTCGCCAAATATTTATGGATCACCGACGATCCCACGAATTCGCTTGATATTCACGACATCGAAGCCTTTTTTCAACACATGCTCCAACGGGTTGATTGGCGGCGTGATTTGCACTTCCAGACACGGACCACCATTGACACGCTTGACTACACCGGGCACGGGCTGAACCGCGGATCCAAGGTCGTGATTGCAGCAACGGGCGAACCCCAGCGAGAGCTAGCGACCGAGTTGCCCGCTGATTTCTCGTTGCCCGCCGGTTACTCACAACCGCGTGTGGTGATGCCCGGGGTGCTTGCCATCCAATCGCCACCCTATCGCAGTGAAGCGAGTCGTGATGACGCGAGTGAACTTAGCCAATGCTTGCACGACAGCGATTCGCTACGCGGAGTGATGATCATCACGATGGTCGACGACAGCCCTTTTGCCTCGGCGTCGCTCCGCAATTGGCTATGGACAACGTTCACACGTAGCAATCCCGCGCTCGATGTTTCGGGCGTCGCAGCTTCGACGCTCGACAAGCACTGGGGATGCGAGGGGCCGCTGATTATCGATGCCAGGGTTAAACCGTGGCACGCTCCTGCGTTGATCGAGGATCCCCAGGTCACCGCCAAAGTAGACGCCCGCGCTGCGCGAGGTGGTCCGTTGGCTCCGTTCCTGTAA
- a CDS encoding leucyl aminopeptidase, whose translation MLESLPFPSPQVNLQQDASDASTDILIVGISAKQAQSPSLARLNEMGGGWIDRLVQRGAISCKRGKVNKLVPATPDAPPIVLLIGLGDDAHANRVDAFEIAAIAMRAINNRAHARVDIALGESFDPATHDAMVAGALNACENLAIYHSAPSVHVPESLYFSGIGQDAIDRGQILGQAMMQTRRLVNEPAGVMYPESFAEQASEIASETGLSIEVWDEQKLASEGCRAILAVGAGSARPPRLVILRHQGGGDEAPIALVGKGVTFDSGGLSIKPSDGMVDMKCDMAGAATVLGVMQAIARLGLKRNVIGICGLAENMISGTSYKLGDVIKTRNGKTVEILNTDAEGRVVLADSLDVAVQHQPSHIVDLATLTGACMVALGNEVAGFMTNNQPLCDAVTKSAQTEGEPVWQLPMFELYNDKVKSKVADIKNVGEGRWGGAITAAKFLENFVGETPWLHIDIAGPAFGDAPKPHRDAGASGVMVRTLLNWIESPHS comes from the coding sequence ATGCTCGAGAGTCTTCCTTTTCCGTCCCCTCAAGTCAACCTACAGCAAGACGCATCCGATGCGTCAACGGACATTTTGATCGTTGGCATCTCCGCAAAGCAAGCTCAATCGCCTTCACTGGCTCGGCTTAATGAAATGGGAGGCGGCTGGATCGACCGCTTGGTGCAACGGGGTGCGATTTCGTGCAAGCGTGGCAAGGTCAATAAACTGGTCCCCGCAACGCCCGATGCTCCCCCCATCGTGCTATTGATCGGACTCGGAGACGACGCTCACGCTAATCGTGTCGACGCCTTTGAGATTGCTGCGATTGCAATGCGTGCCATCAACAATCGGGCACATGCCCGTGTCGACATTGCGCTCGGAGAAAGTTTTGATCCTGCGACACATGATGCGATGGTGGCCGGTGCACTCAACGCGTGTGAAAATTTGGCGATTTACCATTCCGCCCCAAGTGTGCACGTTCCCGAGTCGCTGTATTTTTCCGGGATCGGGCAAGACGCGATCGATCGCGGCCAGATTCTAGGTCAAGCGATGATGCAAACCCGACGGCTCGTTAACGAACCGGCCGGCGTGATGTATCCCGAATCGTTTGCCGAGCAAGCGAGCGAAATTGCAAGCGAGACAGGGCTGAGCATCGAAGTCTGGGATGAGCAAAAGCTCGCATCGGAAGGCTGCCGCGCCATTTTAGCCGTGGGCGCGGGATCGGCTCGCCCCCCTCGACTTGTGATACTTCGTCATCAAGGGGGCGGTGATGAAGCCCCAATTGCGTTGGTGGGCAAAGGAGTGACGTTTGACAGTGGCGGTTTATCGATCAAGCCGAGTGACGGCATGGTCGACATGAAATGCGACATGGCGGGTGCGGCAACCGTGCTAGGCGTGATGCAGGCAATCGCACGCCTCGGACTCAAACGCAACGTCATCGGCATTTGCGGGCTAGCCGAAAATATGATTAGCGGCACCAGCTACAAACTTGGCGATGTGATCAAAACTCGCAACGGAAAAACGGTTGAGATTCTTAACACCGATGCCGAAGGCCGCGTGGTGTTAGCGGATAGCTTGGATGTTGCGGTCCAACACCAACCCTCTCACATCGTGGACTTGGCGACCTTAACCGGCGCCTGCATGGTCGCCCTGGGCAACGAGGTTGCCGGGTTCATGACCAACAACCAACCGCTTTGCGATGCCGTCACAAAATCGGCACAAACCGAAGGCGAACCAGTTTGGCAATTGCCCATGTTTGAACTTTACAACGACAAGGTCAAAAGCAAAGTCGCCGATATCAAGAATGTCGGCGAAGGCCGTTGGGGAGGCGCGATTACCGCAGCGAAATTCCTTGAGAATTTTGTAGGCGAGACTCCTTGGTTGCACATTGACATCGCCGGCCCTGCGTTTGGGGATGCTCCCAAACCTCATCGCGACGCCGGTGCCTCTGGGGTCATGGTGCGCACGCTGCTGAATTGGATCGAGTCGCCGCACTCTTGA
- a CDS encoding Gfo/Idh/MocA family protein — protein MNTPSRFSRRRLLAATAAGTAVLAAPRSLFAASPNDRMKVAFVGVGGRGGSNLGAIGKSGAVDVVAVCDVDSRFVDHAATTHSGARKFSDFRKMYDAVGNDIDAVVVSTTEHTHAYATMPALQLGKHVYCEKPLAYNVYETRRIAEAAGKAGVVTQMGTQIHATSNYRRVVELIQSGAIGDVSEAHVWVSRAWGHQSEAEATKHGDRLFVDKRPKESMTPPAHLDWDLWLGPAPERPFHDVYFPGPNWYRWWDFGNGTMSDLGSHWNDLPFWALKLDAPKTVESSGLPPHPEIAPASMTSVYEYGARGELPPVTLTWYQGTHKPEIWKQKGIPQWGSAVLFVGSKGMLLSDYGKHVLLPESDFADFKRPEPFIADSPGHHEEWIRACRGEGTTGSPFDTYAGPLTEANHLGNVAYRVGKKITWDAKAMECVGCPEAAPFLRREPRAGWSLG, from the coding sequence ATGAACACCCCCTCGCGTTTTTCTCGTCGGCGACTGCTCGCCGCTACCGCGGCTGGCACTGCCGTCCTAGCTGCTCCCCGATCGTTGTTTGCCGCTTCGCCCAATGACCGCATGAAGGTCGCGTTTGTTGGCGTCGGTGGTCGCGGAGGGTCGAACCTCGGGGCGATCGGGAAGAGTGGCGCCGTGGATGTCGTGGCGGTCTGTGATGTCGATTCACGATTCGTCGATCATGCAGCGACGACGCACTCCGGCGCAAGAAAGTTTTCCGATTTTCGTAAGATGTACGACGCCGTTGGCAACGACATCGATGCCGTCGTCGTCAGCACGACCGAGCACACGCATGCTTATGCGACGATGCCGGCGCTGCAACTGGGCAAACATGTCTATTGCGAAAAGCCACTCGCTTACAATGTTTACGAAACCCGCCGGATCGCCGAAGCCGCTGGCAAAGCGGGCGTCGTCACCCAGATGGGAACCCAAATTCACGCGACGAGCAATTACCGACGAGTGGTCGAATTGATTCAAAGCGGAGCGATCGGCGATGTCAGCGAAGCCCACGTCTGGGTTTCTCGCGCGTGGGGACACCAATCCGAAGCCGAGGCAACCAAGCACGGCGATCGCTTGTTCGTCGACAAACGCCCCAAGGAATCGATGACACCGCCGGCTCACCTCGACTGGGATCTGTGGCTTGGCCCCGCCCCGGAGCGACCGTTTCACGATGTCTATTTCCCCGGCCCCAACTGGTATCGATGGTGGGATTTTGGCAACGGAACGATGTCCGACCTGGGCTCACACTGGAACGACCTTCCGTTCTGGGCGTTAAAACTCGACGCCCCCAAGACCGTCGAGTCGTCAGGTCTTCCACCACATCCGGAAATTGCTCCAGCATCGATGACATCGGTTTACGAGTACGGCGCTCGCGGCGAACTGCCACCGGTGACGTTGACCTGGTACCAAGGCACCCACAAACCCGAGATCTGGAAACAAAAAGGAATCCCTCAATGGGGCAGCGCCGTTTTGTTTGTCGGCAGCAAAGGCATGCTGCTGTCAGATTACGGAAAACATGTCCTGTTACCAGAGTCCGATTTTGCCGACTTCAAACGCCCCGAACCCTTCATTGCCGATTCGCCCGGACATCACGAAGAGTGGATACGCGCGTGTCGCGGGGAAGGTACCACTGGCAGCCCGTTTGATACTTACGCTGGCCCCCTAACCGAAGCGAACCACCTCGGCAATGTCGCCTATCGCGTGGGCAAAAAGATCACCTGGGACGCCAAAGCAATGGAATGCGTCGGTTGCCCCGAGGCCGCTCCGTTTCTACGCCGCGAACCTCGAGCCGGCTGGTCACTCGGCTAA
- a CDS encoding SDR family NAD(P)-dependent oxidoreductase — MTQSHHSPSLKQTFDCEHPVALITGSGSPRVGRTIAIWLAERGYRIALHANTSTEQASSVAEEIERKFGREAIVTCGALEQDEVAQRIVDETLVRFGRLDVLVNSAAIWQPAPLEEITPDEVRRYFEINALGSFLCARAAGLKMVAQPTGGSIVNIGDWATVRPYLDHAAYFPSKGSIEVMTRSLAVELGHRNPRVRVNCIQPGPVLLARDVSDAVRDKIARSTLVGKVGAPENIAHAVEFLCENDFITGVCLPVDGGRSIFAPDGLQIGMNTG, encoded by the coding sequence ATGACTCAATCTCATCATTCCCCTTCCTTGAAACAAACGTTCGACTGCGAGCATCCCGTCGCCCTGATCACAGGCAGCGGTTCGCCTCGCGTCGGACGCACCATCGCTATCTGGTTGGCCGAACGCGGTTACCGAATCGCACTGCACGCCAATACGAGCACCGAGCAAGCGTCGAGTGTCGCCGAGGAAATCGAGCGGAAATTCGGGCGTGAGGCCATTGTGACCTGCGGCGCACTCGAACAAGACGAGGTTGCCCAACGCATTGTCGACGAGACCCTCGTTCGATTCGGGCGACTCGATGTGTTGGTGAATTCGGCGGCGATTTGGCAGCCTGCGCCGCTCGAAGAAATTACGCCCGACGAGGTGCGGCGGTATTTCGAAATCAACGCGCTCGGTTCATTCTTGTGCGCACGTGCGGCGGGCCTAAAAATGGTGGCGCAGCCCACCGGCGGTTCGATCGTCAATATCGGCGATTGGGCCACCGTGCGACCGTATCTCGATCACGCAGCCTACTTTCCGAGTAAAGGATCCATCGAGGTTATGACACGCTCGTTGGCGGTCGAACTCGGGCACCGCAATCCCCGCGTCCGCGTGAACTGCATCCAACCAGGCCCCGTTTTGCTCGCCCGTGATGTTAGCGACGCCGTGCGGGACAAAATCGCGCGCAGCACGTTGGTAGGGAAGGTCGGAGCACCGGAAAACATTGCTCACGCCGTCGAGTTCTTATGCGAAAACGACTTTATCACGGGTGTCTGCTTGCCAGTGGACGGAGGTCGCAGCATTTTTGCGCCCGATGGTTTGCAGATCGGCATGAATACAGGTTAG
- a CDS encoding type II and III secretion system protein family protein, whose amino-acid sequence MKMNCRTTKSTASLMLLIGLVFTAPMTAAKAESPVRLTSNQSTASHSVSQTVERFEMLVKSSRILTLEDRIPKFQVHNEEVIGATPVSQNQIQIFAKIPGSTQLNLWDTNDKLYTVDVTVIADAREVEGILSSQLPFASLKVIPINENAIISGTVTSVDDVDRAVAIVEQFYSTVVNNIKVVGVQQVLLHTKIMEISRTKFRDLGIDLALLNSGNLFINAPGGLLNASTSTVSGVQQVSGQANASVLTGDFSALVKALRQDDLVKLLAEPTVVATHGRPARFIVGGKVPYIVPSGNGAVSVQYEEYGTSVDFLPFVVGPGRIRLEVRPEVSEVDPARSIINESTRVFAFTHRYVETAVELQAGQTFALAGLLQTRTESTRRATPFFGELPYIGTFFRRVEERRNDIELLVTVTPEVVAAVDPHEAPRGGPGLNSDSPNDCELYFKGFLEVPNLKGDHCEPGAEGFIDGRGFGGNAAFGPTYHGGNGNRFDQEILRGPALPEGSVVPGDYPTVIGDGVTVVAPQN is encoded by the coding sequence ATGAAAATGAACTGCCGGACAACCAAGTCCACTGCATCTCTGATGCTGCTAATCGGTCTTGTGTTTACTGCTCCCATGACTGCGGCCAAGGCAGAAAGTCCGGTGCGGTTGACGTCGAATCAATCGACGGCGAGTCATAGTGTTTCTCAAACTGTCGAACGGTTCGAGATGCTGGTCAAAAGCAGTCGCATTTTGACCTTGGAAGATCGCATCCCCAAGTTCCAAGTGCACAATGAGGAAGTCATTGGGGCGACACCGGTTTCGCAAAATCAAATTCAAATTTTTGCGAAGATTCCCGGCTCGACCCAGCTTAATCTGTGGGATACCAATGACAAACTCTACACCGTCGACGTGACCGTGATCGCGGATGCACGCGAAGTCGAAGGGATTTTGAGTTCGCAGTTACCGTTCGCGTCGCTCAAAGTGATCCCGATCAACGAGAACGCGATCATTTCGGGAACGGTCACCAGCGTGGATGATGTGGATCGCGCCGTCGCGATTGTCGAACAATTCTATTCGACGGTCGTGAACAACATCAAAGTGGTCGGCGTGCAACAAGTGCTGTTGCATACCAAGATCATGGAGATTTCGCGTACCAAGTTCCGTGATCTGGGCATTGATTTGGCGTTGCTCAATTCAGGCAACTTATTCATCAATGCTCCGGGCGGGTTGCTCAATGCATCGACGAGCACCGTGTCAGGAGTCCAGCAGGTCTCTGGGCAAGCCAACGCAAGTGTGTTGACGGGGGATTTCAGTGCCTTAGTCAAAGCGCTTCGCCAGGACGATTTGGTCAAATTGCTGGCCGAACCGACCGTGGTGGCAACCCATGGACGACCGGCTCGTTTCATCGTCGGCGGCAAGGTGCCTTACATTGTCCCCTCGGGCAACGGTGCCGTGTCGGTGCAATATGAAGAGTACGGAACCTCCGTCGACTTCTTACCCTTCGTCGTCGGCCCCGGTCGCATTCGATTGGAAGTCCGCCCCGAAGTGAGTGAAGTGGATCCGGCGCGTTCGATCATCAACGAATCGACTCGCGTGTTCGCGTTCACCCATCGTTACGTGGAAACTGCGGTCGAGCTCCAAGCCGGACAAACGTTTGCGTTGGCGGGCTTGTTGCAGACACGTACCGAATCGACCCGCCGTGCAACTCCCTTCTTCGGTGAGCTGCCTTACATCGGCACGTTCTTTCGTCGCGTCGAAGAACGCCGAAACGATATTGAATTGTTGGTGACGGTGACGCCTGAAGTTGTCGCAGCGGTCGATCCTCACGAAGCTCCCCGCGGTGGACCAGGTTTGAATTCCGATTCGCCTAATGATTGTGAACTGTACTTCAAAGGCTTCCTCGAAGTTCCCAATTTGAAGGGGGACCATTGTGAGCCGGGAGCGGAGGGCTTTATCGATGGTCGAGGTTTCGGGGGCAACGCTGCGTTCGGCCCCACATACCACGGGGGAAACGGGAACCGGTTTGATCAAGAGATTTTGCGGGGGCCCGCGTTGCCCGAAGGTTCGGTTGTTCCCGGGGACTACCCAACGGTGATCGGGGATGGTGTGACGGTGGTTGCGCCTCAAAACTAG
- a CDS encoding CinA family protein, producing MNLRIDAQNLADELSQTQTRIVFAESCTAGLVSATLASVPGISNWLCGSAVVYREETKTQWLSVAASMIAKHSAVSAVVTMELAKRVLAQTSEANLAVAVTGHLGPDAPAELDGTVYIGVLWRGQQVADAAVRAVRLTATDRVQRQQEATSVVLCDATRALQMKS from the coding sequence ATGAATCTTCGGATTGATGCACAAAACCTAGCTGACGAACTGTCCCAAACGCAAACGCGGATCGTGTTTGCGGAAAGCTGTACTGCGGGACTCGTCTCCGCGACACTTGCCTCGGTGCCAGGGATCTCAAATTGGTTGTGCGGATCCGCCGTCGTCTATCGCGAAGAAACCAAAACGCAATGGTTAAGCGTCGCAGCGAGTATGATCGCCAAACATTCCGCGGTCAGTGCGGTCGTGACGATGGAGCTTGCCAAACGAGTTCTAGCGCAAACATCGGAAGCCAACTTGGCGGTTGCCGTGACGGGTCACCTGGGTCCTGACGCGCCTGCCGAACTCGATGGCACCGTTTACATCGGAGTGCTATGGCGTGGCCAACAAGTAGCCGATGCCGCGGTCAGAGCGGTTCGCTTGACTGCAACCGATCGAGTACAGCGACAACAGGAAGCCACGAGCGTCGTACTGTGCGATGCAACCCGAGCGCTGCAGATGAAAAGCTAA
- a CDS encoding DUF362 domain-containing protein codes for MSQANDPTEPSSKPDRRGFLVSGAVATAGVAGAAYWKRSSRLRDSVFIARNQKYDGELVRTIHDGLIACEFDPQSVAGKRVLLKPNLVEPSRLAPHMTTHPAMIQAAAEVFRRWNAEVTVGEGPGHVRDTEQALLDSGVMDALADAKLSFADLNYQEIRAVENTGRASKLKQFYFPRAVIEADLVVSMPKMKTHHWMGMTGAMKNLYGVIPGCKYGWPKNVLHFNGIPQTVFDINSSVGRTITIVDGIDCMEGDGPILGTRKPMGLILLGTNLAAVDATMARIMDILPERIPYLALAADKLGPIDEPQITQRGESWRPLVDPFLLLDRDHLRSLRAAKTHFVT; via the coding sequence ATGAGCCAAGCCAATGACCCCACAGAGCCGTCGTCCAAGCCGGATCGTCGTGGCTTTCTCGTTTCGGGAGCTGTCGCGACCGCCGGAGTCGCGGGGGCGGCATATTGGAAACGCTCCTCGCGATTGCGTGACTCCGTATTTATCGCACGCAATCAAAAGTACGATGGTGAACTTGTCCGCACCATTCATGATGGCTTGATCGCGTGTGAATTTGATCCGCAATCGGTGGCGGGAAAACGAGTGTTGCTTAAGCCCAATTTGGTGGAGCCTTCGCGGCTCGCCCCTCACATGACCACCCACCCCGCGATGATCCAAGCGGCTGCGGAAGTCTTTCGTCGCTGGAATGCGGAGGTCACGGTCGGGGAAGGCCCGGGGCACGTTCGCGATACTGAGCAAGCGTTGCTTGACTCAGGCGTGATGGACGCACTTGCCGATGCCAAGCTCTCGTTTGCGGATCTCAATTACCAAGAGATTCGGGCGGTTGAAAATACCGGACGTGCCAGTAAGTTGAAACAATTCTACTTTCCCCGCGCTGTCATCGAAGCCGACTTGGTCGTGAGTATGCCCAAGATGAAAACACATCATTGGATGGGGATGACCGGCGCGATGAAGAATCTGTATGGCGTGATTCCCGGTTGCAAGTATGGTTGGCCAAAGAACGTGTTGCACTTCAACGGTATTCCGCAAACCGTTTTTGACATCAACTCGTCGGTCGGCCGCACGATTACGATTGTCGATGGAATTGATTGCATGGAAGGGGACGGCCCGATCTTGGGCACCCGAAAACCGATGGGCTTGATCTTGCTCGGAACCAACCTTGCCGCCGTCGACGCGACGATGGCTCGGATCATGGATATCTTGCCCGAACGCATCCCCTACCTCGCCCTCGCCGCGGATAAGCTTGGCCCGATTGATGAGCCCCAGATCACTCAACGCGGTGAATCATGGCGTCCTTTAGTGGATCCGTTTTTACTATTGGACCGAGATCATTTGAGGAGCTTGCGGGCCGCGAAAACCCACTTTGTCACTTAA
- a CDS encoding nucleotide-binding protein gives MSNVLRIALVDPNDTSRDVLKGMLVGMDTVWLEADCSRYEFFPDVVEQTIPDVGVIALDSNPDKAIELIQRLAVSAPETMMLAVSEDTNGHVILRTIRAGAKEFLTLPLTKEELTSTLDRVSQLKFGSNEGGSRPCEVFAVAGATGGVGTTSTAVNLGCVLAAEPQNSVALVDLDLALGDADVFLDSIPDYTLADVVQNIARLDIQLLKRSLTKHTSGLYLLPRPVELHDTESINGESIRKVIGLLKASFTHLVLDLSKTYSQVDLAAMQCASRIVLVTQLDLPCLRNVVRLMMSFEEMDNLQDKVEIVVNRAGLDSGQISLKKAKETLGRDIFALLPNDYRTMVEVRNNGVPLITQAPKAAITESIRELAAKLVDKTPAVSEEKKSSEKPATNKWKKFWPGTAKS, from the coding sequence ATGAGTAATGTTCTAAGGATTGCCCTCGTTGACCCCAATGACACCTCGCGAGATGTGCTCAAAGGGATGTTGGTGGGGATGGACACGGTCTGGTTGGAAGCCGATTGCTCACGCTATGAGTTCTTTCCCGATGTCGTGGAGCAGACCATTCCAGACGTTGGCGTCATTGCGCTGGATAGCAATCCAGACAAAGCGATCGAGCTGATCCAGCGTCTGGCGGTTTCGGCGCCCGAGACGATGATGTTAGCCGTGAGCGAAGATACCAATGGGCACGTCATCTTGCGCACGATTCGCGCGGGAGCCAAAGAGTTTTTGACGCTGCCGTTGACCAAAGAAGAACTCACCAGCACGTTGGATCGCGTCAGTCAACTGAAGTTCGGCAGCAACGAAGGGGGCAGTCGTCCGTGTGAGGTCTTCGCTGTGGCAGGGGCGACCGGAGGTGTGGGGACGACAAGCACCGCAGTCAACCTAGGATGCGTTTTGGCGGCCGAACCTCAGAACAGCGTCGCGCTGGTCGACCTTGACTTGGCGCTCGGCGATGCGGATGTGTTTTTGGATTCAATCCCCGACTACACGCTCGCGGACGTGGTCCAGAATATTGCTCGCTTGGACATTCAATTGCTCAAGCGCTCGTTGACTAAACATACCAGCGGATTGTACTTGTTGCCGCGTCCGGTCGAACTTCATGACACCGAATCGATCAACGGCGAGAGTATCCGCAAGGTGATCGGTTTGCTGAAAGCGTCGTTTACGCATCTGGTTCTCGATCTATCAAAAACGTACAGCCAAGTGGATTTGGCCGCGATGCAGTGTGCCTCACGCATCGTCCTCGTCACCCAGCTTGATTTGCCATGTCTACGAAACGTGGTCCGCTTGATGATGAGTTTCGAAGAGATGGATAATTTGCAGGACAAGGTTGAGATTGTGGTCAATCGCGCCGGATTAGACTCCGGGCAAATCAGTTTGAAGAAGGCCAAGGAGACTCTCGGCCGAGATATCTTTGCGTTGCTTCCGAATGATTATCGCACGATGGTCGAAGTTCGTAACAACGGCGTGCCCTTGATCACCCAAGCTCCGAAGGCGGCCATCACCGAGTCGATTCGTGAGCTTGCAGCAAAACTCGTTGACAAGACTCCCGCCGTATCGGAGGAAAAAAAATCCTCTGAGAAGCCAGCGACCAATAAATGGAAGAAGTTCTGGCCCGGCACCGCGAAATCGTAA